A genomic stretch from Ureibacillus composti includes:
- a CDS encoding PucR family transcriptional regulator, protein MDVTLKDLIDLNVFDGMKLITGEKGLSRKISSCGILDYELDRSLKDRYVHSNFQEHQFALTTFLYAKDEEYLINDAIKYLVNKKASGLAIKNVYRLTIHDSVLRYAESMDFPIFLIDSTMYFENIIISIKDSIELLGNSHFGQTKIDTILYKSLDPVHIRQHALQLNPSFKNNFFIMYFYVQGHLDNQQFFKIHTSFKNSKLNLPSNSLFRYNNGFLLLYSNDFIDSQDQDILLTEIIQTLLDTNTQFAIGVSDLHYRIEEIKQAIHEAFYAALLHHQEHSELLKYEEIGTYKTIFPFAQTETMQRFSERHLNPLRDFDAENTLLLFETLTQFIMCNGNLHELSKKLSLHENTLRYRLDRVAQLTGLNFKKPEHYEQLSLAVKIHICSELLSEFGVV, encoded by the coding sequence GTGGATGTGACACTAAAAGATTTAATAGACTTAAACGTCTTCGATGGAATGAAGCTCATTACAGGGGAAAAAGGGCTTAGTAGAAAAATATCATCGTGCGGAATTTTGGACTACGAGCTTGATCGCAGTTTAAAGGATCGATATGTTCATAGTAATTTTCAGGAGCATCAATTTGCGTTAACCACATTTTTATATGCAAAGGATGAAGAATACCTTATTAATGATGCGATTAAATACTTGGTTAATAAAAAAGCAAGTGGTTTAGCCATTAAAAATGTTTATCGATTAACTATTCATGATTCTGTGCTCCGGTATGCTGAATCAATGGACTTTCCTATATTTCTCATTGATTCAACAATGTATTTTGAGAACATTATTATATCGATAAAAGATTCGATTGAACTGCTAGGAAACTCACATTTCGGTCAAACAAAAATTGATACGATCTTATATAAATCTCTTGATCCAGTTCATATTAGGCAACATGCGCTACAACTTAATCCATCCTTTAAGAATAACTTTTTCATTATGTATTTTTATGTTCAAGGACATTTAGACAATCAACAATTTTTTAAGATTCATACTTCATTTAAAAATAGCAAACTGAATTTACCCTCTAATTCCTTATTCCGATATAACAACGGGTTTCTACTATTATATTCTAATGATTTTATTGACTCCCAGGATCAAGACATCTTATTAACGGAAATCATTCAAACACTTTTAGATACAAATACACAGTTCGCAATTGGAGTAAGCGATCTTCATTATCGAATAGAAGAGATCAAACAAGCAATACATGAAGCTTTTTACGCTGCCCTTTTACACCATCAAGAACATTCGGAATTGTTGAAATATGAAGAAATTGGAACCTATAAGACTATTTTTCCTTTTGCGCAAACCGAAACGATGCAACGGTTTAGCGAACGTCATTTAAATCCTTTGAGGGACTTTGATGCGGAGAATACATTGTTGCTATTCGAAACACTTACTCAATTTATTATGTGTAACGGAAATTTACATGAATTGTCGAAGAAATTATCTTTGCATGAAAACACGCTACGTTATCGTCTAGATCGAGTTGCACAACTAACCGGATTAAACTTCAAAAAACCCGAGCACTACGAACAACTTTCTTTAGCCGTAAAAATTCATATTTGTTCGGAACTATTGAGTGAATTCGGAGTTGTGTAG
- a CDS encoding aminotransferase class I/II-fold pyridoxal phosphate-dependent enzyme, which yields MNIKDFKLEKWLNPIVDDAKYNLGSSCVKAFTVEELFEFIGADVFEFTKELQKMSLHYGHFFGFERLLIAISKMYEDVSKEMILTVHGGTGANNIVITELVEPTDNVVAIVPNYQQHYSIPESLGAEVRFLELKEENGYLPDLNELKSLVDQNTKMITLSNPNNPTGAFIEKEMLEEICKIAASVDAYVLCDEIYRGLKETYMTSIVDLYEKGIATSSTSKVFSMAGTRVGWIVTRDKETFDRLENRRSYDTICNGVFDELITAIAFEHFEKILERSREIVGESKAIFDKWIKTQSHLSCDYDQWGTTAFIKYDFDIPSDELCKDILEKASVALCYGDCFEIPNTFRLGYAFGDPKTLEEGLNVLGEYFANLKIATK from the coding sequence ATGAACATTAAAGATTTTAAACTAGAAAAATGGTTAAACCCAATCGTAGATGATGCAAAATATAATTTGGGCTCAAGTTGTGTAAAAGCATTTACAGTTGAAGAGTTATTTGAATTTATTGGTGCAGATGTCTTTGAATTTACGAAAGAGCTCCAAAAAATGAGTCTTCATTATGGACACTTTTTCGGGTTTGAAAGGCTGTTAATTGCAATTAGCAAAATGTATGAAGATGTCTCAAAAGAAATGATCTTAACGGTACATGGGGGCACAGGGGCTAATAACATAGTTATCACGGAATTAGTGGAGCCAACTGACAATGTTGTTGCAATTGTACCAAATTACCAACAGCATTATTCAATACCGGAGTCTCTTGGGGCTGAGGTGAGATTCCTTGAGCTAAAAGAAGAGAATGGTTATTTGCCTGATCTGAATGAATTAAAAAGTTTAGTCGACCAAAACACAAAAATGATCACTCTTTCAAATCCAAACAATCCGACTGGTGCTTTCATAGAAAAAGAAATGCTTGAAGAAATTTGTAAGATTGCTGCTAGTGTAGATGCTTATGTGCTTTGTGATGAAATATATCGCGGTTTAAAAGAAACGTATATGACGTCAATTGTCGATCTGTATGAAAAGGGAATTGCAACAAGTAGTACGTCAAAGGTGTTTTCAATGGCTGGAACTCGTGTAGGCTGGATTGTTACAAGGGATAAAGAAACGTTTGATCGACTCGAAAATAGACGTTCATACGACACAATTTGTAACGGTGTGTTTGATGAATTAATCACAGCGATTGCATTCGAACATTTTGAAAAGATCTTGGAAAGAAGCCGAGAAATTGTTGGTGAAAGTAAAGCTATTTTTGATAAATGGATCAAAACGCAATCTCACTTATCTTGTGATTATGACCAATGGGGGACGACTGCCTTCATCAAATATGACTTTGATATCCCGAGTGATGAATTGTGTAAGGATATCCTTGAAAAAGCGAGTGTCGCACTCTGCTATGGTGACTGCTTTGAAATCCCTAACACATTCCGTCTTGGCTATGCATTCGGTGATCCGAAGACGTTAGAGGAAGGTCTCAATGTACTAGGAGAATATTTTGCTAACTTAAAAATTGCTACAAAATAA
- a CDS encoding M14 family zinc carboxypeptidase, with the protein MKKKFSKVILPATLALTVGVSSAAYAAPQSTPNGPYIEDNQNISLSSYMSNAELTKKLEKLAASSNGKMKLEIAGYTNEAPDGYRTEEDKGEPIYVAKFGDNDPNKKRILITAQIHGNEQIGAEAAIDLIQKLSSNGEEVKEILENVSIWIMPRINPEGADNQYEGKWYPTRYTHQTWLPENIDLPSDTAAPWYYNKDGSERAQNNEGRVVYGIPGYDQNRDYNPNLDFRVENQDLNEVASFLNDKSKNNSRYGGFYVTAEARTVTSVFKEFKPDVYVDVHHRGFNTVSDEDNRSVPVQFAAVVADPYTDPFTGKQYEVDEDVLTLAKQVNALSALTLQKGNSHFGAVQKYPDVNLPGTALGAFALNDTSIMLIELKGQSQTLGQKQSGMLKETVTQPLMAVFKGLADGSVYEVDTKVYDDIPEASNSISDPTSRN; encoded by the coding sequence ATGAAAAAGAAATTTTCAAAAGTAATCTTACCAGCAACACTGGCACTAACAGTAGGTGTTTCCTCAGCAGCCTATGCAGCACCTCAATCCACACCGAACGGACCTTACATTGAAGACAACCAAAATATTTCTCTATCAAGCTATATGTCAAATGCCGAATTAACAAAGAAACTTGAAAAGTTGGCAGCTTCCTCTAACGGAAAGATGAAGCTTGAAATCGCAGGCTATACTAACGAGGCGCCAGATGGCTATCGAACGGAAGAGGACAAAGGTGAACCAATCTATGTAGCAAAATTTGGGGACAATGACCCAAATAAGAAACGTATCCTTATCACAGCTCAGATTCATGGTAATGAGCAAATTGGGGCTGAAGCAGCAATTGACCTAATCCAAAAGCTTTCATCTAACGGTGAGGAAGTCAAAGAAATTTTAGAAAATGTATCGATCTGGATTATGCCACGCATTAACCCAGAAGGAGCAGACAATCAATACGAGGGGAAATGGTATCCAACTCGCTATACTCATCAGACATGGTTACCGGAAAACATTGATTTACCGTCTGATACAGCTGCACCTTGGTACTACAATAAAGATGGTAGTGAACGAGCTCAAAATAACGAAGGCCGTGTAGTTTACGGAATCCCTGGATACGATCAAAACCGTGACTATAATCCAAATCTTGACTTTAGAGTAGAAAATCAAGATCTAAATGAGGTTGCTTCATTCCTAAACGATAAGTCAAAAAATAATAGTAGATATGGTGGTTTCTATGTAACAGCAGAGGCACGCACAGTTACGAGTGTGTTCAAAGAATTCAAACCGGATGTCTATGTAGATGTCCACCACCGTGGGTTCAATACCGTATCGGATGAAGATAATCGATCAGTACCAGTTCAATTCGCAGCAGTAGTGGCAGATCCATACACAGATCCATTTACAGGCAAGCAATATGAAGTGGATGAAGATGTACTAACACTTGCAAAACAAGTTAATGCACTATCAGCATTAACGCTGCAAAAAGGAAATTCTCACTTTGGTGCTGTTCAGAAATATCCTGATGTAAACTTACCAGGTACAGCTCTTGGTGCATTCGCACTTAATGATACTTCAATCATGTTAATTGAGCTGAAGGGCCAAAGCCAAACTCTTGGACAAAAACAATCCGGTATGTTGAAAGAAACGGTAACGCAGCCGCTTATGGCAGTCTTTAAAGGTCTAGCTGATGGTTCCGTTTACGAAGTTGATACGAAAGTATACGACGATATTCCAGAAGCTTCGAATTCAATTAGTGACCCAACTTCGAGAAATTAA
- a CDS encoding amino acid ABC transporter ATP-binding protein: MINVENLHKSYGKLEILKGISTQIKPQEVVVVIGPSGSGKSTFLRCLNGLEETTSGKIEIVGRELTNPKTDIHELRQHVGMCFQQFNLFKHLTILENITIGPIKVLKRSKAESEQIARELLKKVGLQDKEKNYPDQLSGGQQQRVAIARALAMKPKVMLFDEPTSALDPEMVGEVLKVMADLAHEGMTMVIVTHEMGFAREVGDRVIFMDGGYLVEEGSPEEIFGNPKEERTKSFLAKVL, from the coding sequence TTGATAAACGTTGAAAACCTTCATAAATCATATGGAAAACTTGAAATTTTAAAAGGGATCAGTACCCAAATTAAACCTCAAGAAGTGGTTGTTGTCATTGGACCATCTGGTAGCGGTAAAAGTACTTTCCTACGATGCCTGAATGGACTTGAGGAAACAACGAGTGGGAAAATTGAAATTGTTGGAAGAGAATTAACAAATCCGAAAACGGATATTCACGAACTAAGACAACATGTGGGTATGTGCTTCCAACAATTCAACTTATTCAAGCATTTAACAATTTTGGAGAACATTACAATTGGCCCAATCAAGGTTCTTAAGAGAAGTAAGGCAGAAAGTGAACAAATTGCCCGAGAATTATTAAAAAAAGTTGGGCTACAAGATAAAGAAAAAAATTACCCTGACCAGCTTTCAGGTGGTCAACAGCAACGTGTGGCTATTGCTCGTGCGTTAGCGATGAAGCCGAAAGTTATGTTATTCGATGAACCAACATCCGCCCTTGACCCAGAAATGGTTGGGGAAGTGCTAAAGGTAATGGCGGATCTTGCACATGAAGGAATGACAATGGTAATCGTAACACACGAAATGGGCTTCGCACGTGAAGTCGGTGACCGAGTTATTTTCATGGACGGTGGCTATCTTGTTGAAGAAGGCTCGCCTGAAGAAATTTTCGGCAACCCAAAAGAAGAGCGAACAAAAAGCTTCTTAGCAAAAGTGCTATAA
- a CDS encoding basic amino acid ABC transporter substrate-binding protein, producing MKKSLLMLLLIIGSAIMLAACGSDNAEKEEVSADPEKLVVQVGTSPTYPPFDSEENGELTGFDIELIKKIGEVEGFDVEFSTMQFDGLIPALKAGQVDVVVGALSITDKRLESVSFSNAYYKSGLSILTKPDSGIKGFDDLDGKLIGIQKGTSSYNYMIGNGIEDQNIKQYADIATAYSALDNGGVDAILYDNPSNINYIQTQDTDSEIVGDILAGEYYGIAINKDKEDLVTKINDGLAKLQENGEYDKLFVDYLNGEKNGFVEGVAKPEDVLIKVD from the coding sequence GTGAAAAAGTCATTATTAATGTTATTACTAATTATTGGATCCGCGATTATGTTAGCAGCGTGTGGATCGGATAATGCGGAAAAAGAAGAAGTATCTGCTGACCCAGAAAAATTAGTTGTACAAGTAGGGACAAGTCCAACATACCCACCATTTGATTCAGAAGAAAATGGTGAACTTACTGGTTTTGACATTGAGTTAATCAAAAAAATCGGTGAAGTAGAAGGTTTCGATGTTGAATTTTCAACTATGCAATTTGATGGTTTAATTCCAGCATTAAAAGCAGGTCAAGTTGATGTGGTAGTAGGTGCATTATCAATTACTGACAAACGTCTTGAAAGTGTTAGCTTCTCAAACGCTTACTATAAATCAGGACTTTCTATTTTAACTAAACCTGATTCAGGTATTAAAGGCTTCGATGATCTAGATGGAAAATTAATCGGTATTCAAAAAGGAACTTCATCTTACAACTACATGATTGGTAACGGTATTGAAGATCAAAACATTAAACAATATGCTGATATTGCAACAGCTTATAGTGCACTTGATAATGGTGGTGTAGATGCAATTCTTTATGACAACCCATCTAACATTAACTATATTCAAACACAAGATACAGATAGTGAAATCGTTGGTGACATTTTAGCTGGTGAATATTATGGAATTGCAATCAACAAAGATAAAGAAGATTTAGTTACAAAAATCAATGATGGATTAGCTAAACTTCAAGAAAATGGCGAATACGACAAATTATTTGTTGATTACTTAAATGGTGAAAAGAATGGTTTCGTAGAAGGGGTAGCAAAACCTGAAGATGTACTAATTAAAGTTGACTAA
- a CDS encoding AbgT family transporter, producing the protein MVKETVDVQPAVAEVEHKGILKWIETVGNKLPHPFMLFVYLCGIFIIISVVLAAMNVSVTHPVSGENVVVKSLLSQEGVHWILTNMLTNFTSFPPLGLILAMTLGIGLAEKVGLIQAVLRAMVSNVPKALVAYAVVFIGILGNIASDAAIAVIPVMGAMIFLAVGRHPLAGFAAGVAGWGAGFTANIMIAGTDALISGISTQAVQAINADLVVTPVDNWFFMSVSTFVLAILGGWITDKFVEPRLGTYNGNVKMSMEPFTDKEKRALKATGLTALAFIAFLAFLVVPENGFLRDPETGGILSSPFIKGIIPIILIFFILTSVVYGKVVGVIKSSADVPAFMTEMIKSMASFIVLVFVIAQFVAFFNWTNLSVVLAVNGSEFLESINLTGFLAIILFILFVSLMNLFITSGSAMWSMLAPVFIPMFMLIGYNPAFVQVAYRIADSSTNMITPMSPYLPLILAYYQQYKKDAGIGTYFSTMIPYALSFLIVWVIMLFIWFALGLPLGPGVSAK; encoded by the coding sequence ATGGTAAAAGAAACAGTTGACGTGCAGCCTGCAGTTGCCGAAGTTGAACATAAAGGGATTCTGAAATGGATCGAAACAGTCGGTAATAAATTACCACATCCATTTATGTTGTTTGTATATTTGTGCGGTATTTTTATCATCATCTCAGTAGTGTTAGCTGCGATGAATGTATCTGTTACTCATCCTGTATCAGGTGAGAATGTAGTAGTTAAAAGCTTGTTAAGCCAAGAAGGCGTTCATTGGATTTTAACAAACATGTTGACGAACTTTACAAGCTTTCCACCACTTGGCTTAATTTTGGCGATGACCCTTGGAATTGGATTAGCAGAAAAGGTTGGTTTAATTCAAGCAGTTCTACGTGCGATGGTATCAAATGTACCTAAAGCGTTAGTTGCATATGCAGTTGTATTTATTGGGATTTTAGGAAACATTGCTTCAGATGCTGCCATTGCAGTTATTCCTGTTATGGGGGCGATGATCTTCTTAGCTGTGGGTCGACACCCACTTGCTGGGTTTGCAGCTGGTGTAGCTGGTTGGGGTGCTGGTTTTACAGCAAACATTATGATCGCGGGAACAGATGCATTGATCTCTGGAATTAGTACACAAGCTGTACAAGCTATTAATGCAGACTTGGTTGTTACACCTGTTGACAACTGGTTCTTTATGTCAGTTTCAACTTTTGTTTTAGCTATTCTTGGAGGCTGGATTACTGATAAATTTGTAGAGCCTCGCCTTGGAACTTATAATGGCAATGTGAAAATGAGTATGGAGCCATTTACAGATAAAGAAAAACGTGCACTTAAAGCAACAGGTTTAACTGCCTTAGCTTTTATCGCATTCTTAGCCTTTCTAGTCGTACCAGAAAATGGCTTCTTACGTGATCCAGAAACAGGAGGAATCTTATCATCTCCATTCATTAAAGGGATCATTCCGATTATTTTAATCTTCTTCATTCTAACTTCTGTTGTTTATGGAAAAGTCGTTGGTGTGATTAAATCTTCGGCTGATGTACCAGCTTTCATGACAGAAATGATTAAATCAATGGCTAGTTTTATCGTATTAGTATTTGTCATTGCTCAATTCGTCGCATTCTTTAACTGGACAAACTTAAGTGTTGTATTGGCAGTTAATGGTTCTGAATTTTTAGAAAGCATTAACTTAACTGGATTCCTAGCGATTATTTTATTCATCTTGTTCGTTTCGTTAATGAACCTATTCATTACAAGTGGATCAGCAATGTGGTCAATGTTAGCGCCAGTGTTTATCCCAATGTTTATGTTAATTGGTTATAATCCTGCTTTCGTTCAAGTTGCGTACCGTATCGCAGATTCTTCGACAAATATGATTACACCGATGAGTCCTTATTTACCGTTGATTTTAGCTTACTACCAACAATATAAGAAAGATGCAGGAATCGGAACATACTTCTCTACAATGATTCCATACGCATTATCATTCTTAATTGTCTGGGTAATCATGCTATTCATCTGGTTTGCTCTAGGCTTACCATTAGGACCTGGAGTATCTGCAAAGTAG
- a CDS encoding DUF2935 domain-containing protein, with amino-acid sequence MANPIVARSLDEIRFWSRIMKEHAFFLSLGFTYDQKQLIAEAQHFIDLFERIEEKLSRLTVNSEPRLVQAFNNEVHQAAVAIWAYKRKVLGMTLRCEIRHNNYPLLIDHISREAAYFANRLKELNAGVLAPKPDDIIKENVFFLKIMADHAKFIGHLLDPSERKLVDQAREFSHDFDQLLYQAIDLEHMKPQSKTIPLLDQMLDQNRVSVKSLRDFKKTARELIEACRIKSNIHPLLADHTFREAERFLEIIDLYEATLENG; translated from the coding sequence ATGGCTAATCCGATTGTTGCACGGTCATTGGATGAAATTCGTTTTTGGTCAAGAATTATGAAAGAACATGCTTTTTTCTTAAGCTTAGGTTTTACGTATGATCAAAAACAATTAATCGCTGAAGCGCAACACTTTATTGACCTATTCGAACGGATTGAAGAAAAGTTAAGCAGACTCACTGTCAACTCCGAGCCACGTCTTGTTCAAGCATTTAATAATGAGGTACATCAAGCAGCAGTCGCAATTTGGGCGTATAAAAGAAAAGTGTTAGGTATGACACTACGGTGTGAAATTCGCCATAACAATTACCCTTTACTGATTGATCACATTAGTAGAGAAGCTGCATACTTTGCGAACCGCTTAAAGGAACTGAATGCGGGAGTCCTTGCCCCAAAACCAGATGACATTATTAAAGAGAACGTGTTCTTTCTTAAAATTATGGCCGACCATGCGAAGTTTATTGGCCACCTGTTAGATCCGTCAGAAAGAAAATTAGTTGACCAGGCAAGAGAATTTAGTCATGATTTTGACCAACTACTATATCAGGCAATTGATCTAGAGCATATGAAACCACAATCTAAAACAATCCCATTATTAGATCAAATGTTAGATCAAAATCGCGTATCCGTAAAATCTTTGCGAGACTTTAAGAAAACTGCGCGTGAATTAATCGAAGCATGTCGGATTAAAAGCAATATTCACCCTCTTTTAGCAGACCATACTTTTAGAGAAGCCGAGAGATTCCTGGAAATTATCGATTTATATGAGGCGACTTTGGAAAATGGCTAA
- a CDS encoding M14 family zinc carboxypeptidase — MKKKLFALSLTGILAVGAVTPAAIPAYAVGEGPNYNGNESIQTSNLYTYDEMVKYLKTQDAKQAAMQLEVIGKTVKNRDIYLAKYITNPNNPTVLFLTQQHGNEQLTTEGTLEFIKHLGTGKTKGILENVNILIVPMLNADGAMGDVNFSLDDYVADGGRHLTRYNAVGTDLNRDHVDKLQPETQALHENVLQKYDIDYMIDLHHQGTNLERDGKLVSGSILYPTNENVKPEVLEKSKKLGAVVFNAVDSTGWGHIGKYNGGSGENIGRNGAAVQYDIATLLFEMRGMSDHEDPSRVIGQKSNGYLIKQTITTLDATVRAIADGSIENADISFWDTLDTQTSRPSE, encoded by the coding sequence ATGAAAAAGAAATTATTTGCACTATCATTAACAGGAATTTTGGCGGTAGGTGCTGTTACGCCAGCAGCAATACCAGCCTATGCTGTGGGGGAAGGTCCAAACTACAATGGAAATGAATCCATTCAAACATCTAATCTGTATACTTACGATGAAATGGTAAAGTACCTTAAAACACAAGATGCGAAGCAAGCGGCGATGCAACTTGAAGTGATCGGAAAAACGGTAAAAAATCGTGATATCTATTTAGCGAAATATATTACGAATCCAAATAATCCAACCGTCCTATTTTTAACACAACAGCACGGAAATGAACAACTAACAACGGAAGGTACATTAGAATTCATCAAACATCTAGGGACAGGTAAAACAAAGGGCATCCTTGAAAACGTGAATATCTTAATTGTGCCGATGTTAAATGCAGATGGCGCAATGGGGGATGTTAATTTTTCTCTAGATGATTATGTAGCAGATGGGGGACGCCATTTAACACGTTACAATGCGGTTGGAACAGACTTAAACCGTGATCATGTTGATAAATTACAACCTGAAACACAAGCGCTACACGAAAATGTCTTACAAAAGTATGATATTGACTACATGATTGATCTTCATCACCAAGGGACGAACCTTGAACGAGATGGGAAATTAGTATCTGGATCTATACTTTATCCAACAAATGAAAACGTGAAGCCAGAAGTATTAGAGAAATCCAAAAAGTTAGGTGCCGTTGTCTTTAATGCAGTTGATTCTACTGGATGGGGTCATATAGGAAAATATAATGGTGGCAGTGGTGAAAATATTGGTCGTAACGGTGCAGCTGTTCAATATGACATTGCTACACTATTATTTGAAATGCGCGGAATGTCTGATCATGAGGATCCTTCTCGCGTCATCGGCCAAAAAAGTAATGGATATTTGATTAAACAAACGATTACGACACTAGATGCAACGGTTCGCGCAATTGCAGACGGTTCAATCGAAAACGCAGATATCAGTTTCTGGGATACATTAGACACTCAAACTTCTCGCCCTTCAGAATAA
- a CDS encoding amidohydrolase: MVQQLIDVNRSIESIQSDVIGWRRHLHMHPEISFQEENTAQFVYETLQSFGNLEISRPTKTSVVARLIGGQPGKVLGLRADMDALAIHEENDFEFASKVPGVMHACGHDAHTAMLLGTAKILTSMKESIKGEVRFVFQHAEEIHPGGAQEMVKAGVLDGVDCMVGVHLISTIPVGKIVLNYGPVTANSDRFDITIKGKGGHASQPENAIDPLVIGAQVVTNLQQIVARNANPQDKLVLSVTNFQAGLGAYNVIPDSVKLSGSVRSFGEDVRELTVRSMERIVKGITEAHGATYELDYRYGYGSVINEENVTKLVEETILEQWNENPLLEMPALMGGEDFSAFSNEVPSCFVLIGAGNEEKGITYPHHHPRFTVDEDSFKDGVKLFVHTVQKILG, translated from the coding sequence ATGGTACAGCAATTAATAGATGTTAATAGATCAATAGAATCGATTCAAAGTGACGTGATTGGATGGAGAAGACATTTACATATGCATCCAGAAATTTCATTCCAGGAAGAAAATACAGCTCAATTTGTTTATGAGACGCTTCAATCCTTTGGAAATCTTGAAATCTCTCGACCTACAAAAACAAGTGTAGTCGCACGTCTTATTGGTGGGCAACCTGGTAAAGTGTTAGGTCTCCGTGCAGATATGGATGCACTTGCTATTCATGAAGAAAATGACTTTGAGTTTGCTTCAAAGGTACCTGGTGTGATGCATGCCTGTGGACATGATGCTCATACTGCGATGTTGTTAGGGACTGCAAAGATTTTGACTTCCATGAAAGAGTCTATTAAAGGGGAAGTTCGCTTTGTCTTCCAACATGCAGAAGAAATTCATCCAGGTGGAGCTCAGGAAATGGTGAAAGCTGGTGTTTTAGATGGGGTTGACTGCATGGTCGGCGTTCATTTAATATCAACAATTCCTGTTGGTAAGATCGTGTTGAATTATGGTCCAGTCACAGCAAATTCAGACCGTTTTGACATTACGATTAAAGGAAAAGGTGGACATGCTTCCCAACCTGAAAATGCCATTGATCCATTAGTAATTGGTGCACAAGTAGTGACGAATCTACAACAAATAGTTGCAAGAAATGCCAATCCACAAGACAAACTAGTGTTATCCGTAACGAATTTCCAAGCGGGATTAGGCGCTTATAATGTGATTCCGGATTCGGTTAAACTAAGTGGATCTGTTCGAAGTTTTGGAGAAGATGTACGAGAGCTTACGGTTCGTTCGATGGAGAGAATCGTAAAAGGAATTACTGAAGCTCATGGCGCAACCTATGAATTGGATTATCGCTATGGTTATGGGTCAGTCATAAATGAAGAAAACGTAACAAAACTTGTCGAAGAAACAATTTTAGAACAATGGAATGAAAATCCATTACTCGAAATGCCCGCTTTAATGGGGGGAGAGGATTTCTCTGCATTTTCAAATGAGGTTCCAAGTTGCTTCGTATTAATTGGGGCTGGAAACGAAGAAAAGGGGATTACTTACCCACATCATCACCCACGATTTACAGTCGATGAGGACTCATTTAAAGATGGCGTTAAATTGTTTGTCCATACAGTGCAGAAGATTTTAGGATAG
- a CDS encoding amino acid ABC transporter permease, which translates to MNTQVIWDNFPQLMEGLKYTVYYSIAAIVLAVIFGLIAALMKLSKISVLRAISSIYVEVFRSTPLLVQLFFIVFGLTGVLPLNEWFGQKAYPIIAATITLALHEGAYISEIIRAGILGVDRGQKEAAASIGMREFQTMRYIVLPQAFKRMIPPLVNQSAQTIKDTSLLAPIGIIDLVYRGQIVISSTFEPFTIWIAIGVIYFIIIFSVSQFAGYLERRVQLDKR; encoded by the coding sequence GTGAATACACAAGTCATTTGGGATAACTTTCCACAATTAATGGAAGGTCTTAAGTATACAGTATACTATTCAATTGCAGCAATTGTACTTGCAGTTATTTTTGGTTTAATAGCTGCTTTGATGAAGCTTTCTAAGATTTCTGTTTTAAGAGCAATTTCTTCGATTTATGTTGAGGTCTTCCGTTCGACGCCATTATTAGTACAATTATTCTTTATCGTGTTTGGTTTAACGGGAGTATTACCATTAAATGAATGGTTTGGTCAAAAAGCGTACCCGATTATTGCTGCGACAATTACGCTCGCATTACATGAGGGTGCTTATATTTCCGAAATCATTCGAGCAGGTATTCTTGGAGTGGACCGCGGGCAAAAGGAAGCAGCCGCAAGTATTGGGATGAGAGAATTTCAAACGATGCGCTATATTGTCCTACCGCAAGCGTTTAAGCGTATGATTCCACCACTTGTTAATCAATCAGCACAAACAATTAAAGATACATCTTTATTAGCACCAATCGGAATTATTGACTTAGTTTATCGTGGTCAAATCGTTATTTCATCAACATTTGAACCATTTACAATTTGGATTGCAATTGGTGTAATTTATTTCATCATTATCTTCTCCGTATCACAATTTGCTGGCTATCTAGAAAGGAGGGTCCAACTTGATAAACGTTGA